Proteins from a genomic interval of Oreochromis aureus strain Israel breed Guangdong linkage group 6, ZZ_aureus, whole genome shotgun sequence:
- the LOC116319570 gene encoding NACHT, LRR and PYD domains-containing protein 12-like isoform X1, whose protein sequence is MEQDKVVESVKQKLKDHLQEKFTWINEGTSDGRSRLDSVYTKLYVTQQVQDFGSISHEILDHFNVPHQQSSFSQVFYQRINFSNIFKPGRIHVQQQPARDKTIQRVMTKGIAGIGKTFAVQIFAVNWAEGKSNQHIDFLFVLPFRELNMLRHADYSLLQLLLHFYPEIKPLEGTQQLVHKQVLLIFDGLDESRFPLDFDGAVRISEIDQRSTVDVLLTNLIQGNLLPRALLWVTSRPAAASQIPSKYIDQMTEVQGFTEQQKESYFRKRFRTANQAKEILSRLRGMISFYFLGHIPVFCWIIAEVFRKGWSDDRSHSITTMTELYIYYLLIQTQRTRQKYAGKSSKKRSKQKKSQAQNSAMLLNLSKLAFEQLQKGNIIFYEEDLTESGIDVDEASVFCGFCSEILKEERGLYKKKMFSFVHLSFQEFLAALYMYHCILTDNFSTLKSFLDVDPTDLSFLDLQKKVVDKALQSEKGQFDLFLCFFLGFSLESNQTMLQSLLPQAKSSSDTTEEMKGYLKNFHVEDIPRERYMNLFLCKFELKEERFQDDIRMYLDSGARLSTIDCAVLSTMMQISGEVLEELDLTNSVTPFIGTEKLIQQTKNCKKAVLKSEHISSDHSSMLLSILESADSCLRELHLVCFSNVSDGFLYDLFAVLQSPDCKLETLRLSGFSLNFRNCHILASILESKQSPLKVLDLTNCMYSHPKDYSGYNTRELKINENYEDFIDELTLLTVIPSALIGPVCRLEQFSMPGCYLKNKCCQVFASVLSSNSQLRQLDLSCNDLQDLGVQLLSAGLGSSKCRLETLRLSCCGITQEGCVFLASALKSNPSHLRELDVSYNHPGVSGVKLLLERLNDPECRLETLNVDHNEEHWVDPQLLNKYACDLTFDPNTVNENLLLSECDRKVSYTQEKQSYPDHPERFDQVNQVLCREALTGRCYWEVEWESFVYIGVAYKSLPRKGHWDTEIDRTDKSWCFCINCSNGYSFRHGLRETFIPVPYIDVQAFLTRRKRLGLFLDWPAGILSFYSLSGDKKTLIHTFHTTFTEPLYAAFSVYHGNLTLSRVVKLEMKTARSSFTPEMKKERTGISYRFLFPGPGLFQCSLTGLVFDVTGESEVTYKTLIWDPLVLQPAHKVAGGPLFGIECPQDSIRQLHLPHCEPEPALVSDSISVVHITDDGLSIIQPLEITETHVVVDVPHLSAFGLVWDLTKRFFNYMTKPVRGQVLLFLRNRPRPILSVMLLPGNVPLHDVKVQHTASEYIEAPSFCYFHKGQKYSLSSAPHHFKIQPARAEFFENYGPNYHPTFEIILTTNAEEVMLMVQDPEETRVWEHDLHLPASSSADSPGGSPLQMGNSASAEKLRLARTNFVDKVSDPVLNKLLDELQHVTVLTDAEGEAARAKPRGEKARDLIDMVRKKGAEASSKMIAVFYANDPYLCKELGLV, encoded by the exons ATGGAGCAGGATAAAGTCGTGGAGAGTGTTAAACAAAAGCTTAAAGACCATCTCCAGGAAAAGTTTACCTGGATAAATGAGGGCACATCGGATGGTCGGTCTCGACTTGACAGCGTCTACACAAAACTCTACGTCACTCAGCAGGTTCAGGATTTTGGTTCCATATCACATGAGATTCTAGATCACTTTAATGTCCCACATCAACAGTCATCATTTTCACAGGTGTTCTATCAACGGATCAACTTTTCGAATATCTTTAAACCTGGAAGAATTCATGTTCAGCAACAACCAGCAAGAGACAAGACAATCCAAAGAGTGATGACGAAAGGCATCGCTGGCATTGGAAAGACATTTGCTGTCCAAATCTTTGCTGTAAACTGGGCAGAAGGAAAATCTAACCAGCACATTGATTTCCTCTTTGTGCTCCCCTTTAGAGAGCTGAACATGCTCAGACATGCCGACTACAGTCTGCTGCAGCTTCTGCTTCACTTCTACCCTGAAATAAAACCCCTAGAAGGTACACAGCAGCTTGTTCACAAGCAAGTGCTGTTGATCTTCGATGGTTTGGATGAAAGCAGATTTCCACTGGACTTTGATGGAGCTGTGAGAATAAGTGAAATAGATCAAAGATCAACAGTCGATGTGCTGCTGACCAACCTCATCCAAGGCAACCTGCTGCCTCGCGCTCTGCTCTGGGTAACATCCAGacctgcagctgccagtcagaTACCTTCTAAATACATTGACCAGATGACAGAAGTCCAAGGCTTCACTGAGCAACAAAAAGAGTCATACTTTAGGAAAAGATTCAGGACTGCTAATCAGGCAAAAGAAATCCTGTCTCGTCTTAGAGGAATGATCAGCTTCTATTTCTTGGGCCATATCCCAGTGTTTTGCTGGATCATCGCTGAGGTGTTTAGGAAAGGATGGAGTGATGACAGGAGCCACAGCATCACAACGATGACAGAGCTGTACATTTATTACTTACTAATTCAAACACAAAGAACAAGACAGAAATATGCAGGGAAAAGCTCCAAGAAGAGGTCCAAACAGAAGAAGTCTCAAGCCCAGAACTCTGCCATGCTTTTAAACCTGTCCAAGTTGGCATTTgaacagctgcagaaaggaaacatcaTATTCTATGAAGAGGACCTCACAGAAAGTGGCATCGATGTTGATGAAGCGTCAGTGTTTTGTGGATTTTGCTCAGAGATCCTTAAGGAAGAACGAGGCCTGTATAAGAAAAAGATGTTCAGCTTTGTGCATTTAAGCTTTCAGGAGTTTCTTGCAGCTCTCTACATGTACCACTGCATCCTGACGGACAACTTCAGTACTTTGAAGTCTTTCCTGGATGTTGATCCGACAGATCTGAGCTTTCTGGATTTGCAGAAAAAGGTTGTGGATAAAGCTTTGCAAAGTGAGAAAGGTCAGTTCgatctgtttctgtgtttcttcctTGGATTTTCTCTGGAGTCCAATCAAACAATGCTGCAGAGTTTACTGCCACAGGCAAAGAGCAGCTCGGACACCACAGAAGAGATGAAGGGATACCTGAAGAATTTCCATGTAGAAGACATCCCACGAGAGAGGTACATGAACCTTTTCCTCTGCAAGTTTGAGCTGAAGGAAGAGAGATTTCAGGATGACATCAGAATGTATCTGGATTCAGGAGCGAGACTCTCGACCATCGACTGTGCAGTACTGTCCACCATGATGCAGATATCAGGGGAAGTGCTCGAGGAACTTGATCTGACAAATTCTGTTACACCGTTTATTGGGACTGAGAAACTTATCCAGCAAACGAAGAACTGCAAGAAGGCTGT ACTCAAGAGTGAGCATATAAGCAGTGATCACTCAAGTATGCTACTCTCCATTCTTGAGTCAGCAGACTCTTGCTTAAGAGAGTTACATCTGGTGTGCTTTTCCAACGTCAGTGATGgttttctttatgatctttttgCTGTACTGCAAAGTCCGGACTGTAAGCTGGAGACACTGAG GTTATCTGGGTTTTCTCTAAACTTTAGGAATTGTCACATTCTGGCCTCAATCCTTGAATCAAAACAATCACCTCTGAAGGTCCTGGACTTGACTAACTGCATGTACAGTCATCCAAAGGATTACAGTGGATATAATACAAGAGAGCTGAAGATAAATGAAAACTATGAAGATTTCATTGATGAATTAACTCTGTTGACTGTGATTCCTTCTGCTTTGATCGGTCCAgtctgcagactggagcagttCAG CATGCCTGGCTGTTACCTGAAAAATAAGTGCTGTCAGGTGTTTGCTTCAGTTCTCAGCTCCAACTCCCAGCTGAGGCAGCTTGACCTCAGTTGCAATGACTTGCAGGATTTAGGTGTGCAACTGCTCTCTGCTGGACTTGGGAGTTCAAAATGTAGGCTGGAAACACTGAG GCTGTCATGTTGTGGGATCACACAGGAAGGGTGTGTCtttctggcctcagctctgaagtccaacccctcccacctGAGAGAGCTGGACGTTAGCTACAATCATCCTGGAGTGTCAGGAGTGAAACTGCTGTTGGAGCGACTGAACGACCCAGAATGTAGACTGGAAACACTCAA TGTGGACCACAATGAAGAGCACTGGGTCGACCCACAGCTTCTGAACAAGT ATGCCTGTGATCTCACATTCGACCCcaacactgtgaatgaaaacctcctcctgtctgaatgTGACAGGAAAGTGAGCTACACTCAGGAAAAGCAGTcgtatcctgatcatccagagaGATTTGACCAAGTGAATCAGGTGCTGTGTCGAGAGGCTCTGACTGGGCGCTgctactgggaggtggagtgggaATCATTTGTGTATATTGGTGTTGCATATAAGAGCCTACCGAGGAAGGGACACTGGGACACAGAAATTGACAGGACTGACAAGAGCTGGTGTTTCTGTATCAACTGTTCAAACGGTTACTCCTTCCGACACGGGTTGAGGGAAACTTTTATACCGGTCCCGTATATCGACGTCCAAGCATTCCTGACCAGACGCAAGAGACTGGGACTGTTTCTGGACTGGCCAGCTGGCATTCTGTCCTTTTATTCGCTTTCTGGTGACAAAAAAACTCTCATTCATACCTTCCACACCACTTTCACCGAGCCTCTCTACGCAGCATTCAGTGTTTATCATGGAAATTTGACCCTGTCCAGGGTGGTGAAGCTGGAAATGAAAACT GCTCGATCAAGCTTCACACCTGagatgaaaaaagagagaacagGCATTTCATACAG GTTCCTGTTTCCCGGTCCAGGGTTGTTCCAGTGTTCTTTGACTGGTCTGGTCTTTGATGTGACTGGTGAGAGTGAGGTCACCTACAAGACTCTGATCTGGGATCCTCTGGTTCTCCAACCAGCGCACAAAGTGGCCGGAGGCCCGCTGTTCGGCATCGAGTGTCCTCAGGACTCTATACGTCAGCTGCACCTCCCACACTGTGAACCTGAGCCGG CACTGGTCTCTGACAGCATCTCTGTGGTCCACATCACGGATGATGGCCTGAGCATCATACAGCCTCTGGAGATCACTGAAACTCACGTGGTCGTGGACGTCCCTCACCTCTCCGCCTTTGGCCTCGTCTGGGATCTCACTAAGCGTTTTTTCAATTACATGACGAAACCCGTTCGTGGCCAAGTCCTGCTCTTCCTGAGAAACAGGCCACGCCCCATCCTCAGTGTGATGCTGCTCCCAGGAAACGTCCCTCTGCACGAC GTGAAAGTGCAGCACACTGCTTCAGAGTACATCGAAGCGCCGTCCTTCTGttatttccacaaaggtcaaaAGTACAGTCTGAGCAGCGCCCCGCACCACTTTAAAATACAGCCTGCA CGTGCAGAGTTTTTTGAAAATTACGGACCAAATTACCACCCGACCTTTGAGATCATCCTGACAACGAACGCAGAGGAAGTGATGCTGATGGTGCAAGATCCCGAGGAGACACGAGTGTGGGAGCATGACCTTCATCTGCCCG cttcatccTCGGCTGATTCTCCAGGTGGAAGTCCTCTTCAGATGGGGAACAGCGCCTCAGCAGAGAAGCTGCGACTCGCTCGCACAAACTTCGTCGATAAAGTGTCGGATCCAGTTCTGAACAAGCTgctggacgagctgcagcacGTCACCGTGCTCACTGATGCTGAGGGCGAAGCGGCCAGAGCCAAACCGAGAGGCGAGAAAGCTCGAGACCTGATCGACATGGTGCGAAAGAAAGGAGCTGAAGCAAGTTCAAAAATGATCGCCGTCTTTTATGCCAACGATCCGTATCTGTGCAAAGAGCTCGGCTTAGTGTGA
- the LOC116319570 gene encoding NACHT, LRR and PYD domains-containing protein 12-like isoform X2, translated as MEQDKVVESVKQKLKDHLQEKFTWINEGTSDGRSRLDSVYTKLYVTQQVFYQRINFSNIFKPGRIHVQQQPARDKTIQRVMTKGIAGIGKTFAVQIFAVNWAEGKSNQHIDFLFVLPFRELNMLRHADYSLLQLLLHFYPEIKPLEGTQQLVHKQVLLIFDGLDESRFPLDFDGAVRISEIDQRSTVDVLLTNLIQGNLLPRALLWVTSRPAAASQIPSKYIDQMTEVQGFTEQQKESYFRKRFRTANQAKEILSRLRGMISFYFLGHIPVFCWIIAEVFRKGWSDDRSHSITTMTELYIYYLLIQTQRTRQKYAGKSSKKRSKQKKSQAQNSAMLLNLSKLAFEQLQKGNIIFYEEDLTESGIDVDEASVFCGFCSEILKEERGLYKKKMFSFVHLSFQEFLAALYMYHCILTDNFSTLKSFLDVDPTDLSFLDLQKKVVDKALQSEKGQFDLFLCFFLGFSLESNQTMLQSLLPQAKSSSDTTEEMKGYLKNFHVEDIPRERYMNLFLCKFELKEERFQDDIRMYLDSGARLSTIDCAVLSTMMQISGEVLEELDLTNSVTPFIGTEKLIQQTKNCKKAVLKSEHISSDHSSMLLSILESADSCLRELHLVCFSNVSDGFLYDLFAVLQSPDCKLETLRLSGFSLNFRNCHILASILESKQSPLKVLDLTNCMYSHPKDYSGYNTRELKINENYEDFIDELTLLTVIPSALIGPVCRLEQFSMPGCYLKNKCCQVFASVLSSNSQLRQLDLSCNDLQDLGVQLLSAGLGSSKCRLETLRLSCCGITQEGCVFLASALKSNPSHLRELDVSYNHPGVSGVKLLLERLNDPECRLETLNVDHNEEHWVDPQLLNKYACDLTFDPNTVNENLLLSECDRKVSYTQEKQSYPDHPERFDQVNQVLCREALTGRCYWEVEWESFVYIGVAYKSLPRKGHWDTEIDRTDKSWCFCINCSNGYSFRHGLRETFIPVPYIDVQAFLTRRKRLGLFLDWPAGILSFYSLSGDKKTLIHTFHTTFTEPLYAAFSVYHGNLTLSRVVKLEMKTARSSFTPEMKKERTGISYRFLFPGPGLFQCSLTGLVFDVTGESEVTYKTLIWDPLVLQPAHKVAGGPLFGIECPQDSIRQLHLPHCEPEPALVSDSISVVHITDDGLSIIQPLEITETHVVVDVPHLSAFGLVWDLTKRFFNYMTKPVRGQVLLFLRNRPRPILSVMLLPGNVPLHDVKVQHTASEYIEAPSFCYFHKGQKYSLSSAPHHFKIQPARAEFFENYGPNYHPTFEIILTTNAEEVMLMVQDPEETRVWEHDLHLPASSSADSPGGSPLQMGNSASAEKLRLARTNFVDKVSDPVLNKLLDELQHVTVLTDAEGEAARAKPRGEKARDLIDMVRKKGAEASSKMIAVFYANDPYLCKELGLV; from the exons ATGGAGCAGGATAAAGTCGTGGAGAGTGTTAAACAAAAGCTTAAAGACCATCTCCAGGAAAAGTTTACCTGGATAAATGAGGGCACATCGGATGGTCGGTCTCGACTTGACAGCGTCTACACAAAACTCTACGTCACTCAGCAG GTGTTCTATCAACGGATCAACTTTTCGAATATCTTTAAACCTGGAAGAATTCATGTTCAGCAACAACCAGCAAGAGACAAGACAATCCAAAGAGTGATGACGAAAGGCATCGCTGGCATTGGAAAGACATTTGCTGTCCAAATCTTTGCTGTAAACTGGGCAGAAGGAAAATCTAACCAGCACATTGATTTCCTCTTTGTGCTCCCCTTTAGAGAGCTGAACATGCTCAGACATGCCGACTACAGTCTGCTGCAGCTTCTGCTTCACTTCTACCCTGAAATAAAACCCCTAGAAGGTACACAGCAGCTTGTTCACAAGCAAGTGCTGTTGATCTTCGATGGTTTGGATGAAAGCAGATTTCCACTGGACTTTGATGGAGCTGTGAGAATAAGTGAAATAGATCAAAGATCAACAGTCGATGTGCTGCTGACCAACCTCATCCAAGGCAACCTGCTGCCTCGCGCTCTGCTCTGGGTAACATCCAGacctgcagctgccagtcagaTACCTTCTAAATACATTGACCAGATGACAGAAGTCCAAGGCTTCACTGAGCAACAAAAAGAGTCATACTTTAGGAAAAGATTCAGGACTGCTAATCAGGCAAAAGAAATCCTGTCTCGTCTTAGAGGAATGATCAGCTTCTATTTCTTGGGCCATATCCCAGTGTTTTGCTGGATCATCGCTGAGGTGTTTAGGAAAGGATGGAGTGATGACAGGAGCCACAGCATCACAACGATGACAGAGCTGTACATTTATTACTTACTAATTCAAACACAAAGAACAAGACAGAAATATGCAGGGAAAAGCTCCAAGAAGAGGTCCAAACAGAAGAAGTCTCAAGCCCAGAACTCTGCCATGCTTTTAAACCTGTCCAAGTTGGCATTTgaacagctgcagaaaggaaacatcaTATTCTATGAAGAGGACCTCACAGAAAGTGGCATCGATGTTGATGAAGCGTCAGTGTTTTGTGGATTTTGCTCAGAGATCCTTAAGGAAGAACGAGGCCTGTATAAGAAAAAGATGTTCAGCTTTGTGCATTTAAGCTTTCAGGAGTTTCTTGCAGCTCTCTACATGTACCACTGCATCCTGACGGACAACTTCAGTACTTTGAAGTCTTTCCTGGATGTTGATCCGACAGATCTGAGCTTTCTGGATTTGCAGAAAAAGGTTGTGGATAAAGCTTTGCAAAGTGAGAAAGGTCAGTTCgatctgtttctgtgtttcttcctTGGATTTTCTCTGGAGTCCAATCAAACAATGCTGCAGAGTTTACTGCCACAGGCAAAGAGCAGCTCGGACACCACAGAAGAGATGAAGGGATACCTGAAGAATTTCCATGTAGAAGACATCCCACGAGAGAGGTACATGAACCTTTTCCTCTGCAAGTTTGAGCTGAAGGAAGAGAGATTTCAGGATGACATCAGAATGTATCTGGATTCAGGAGCGAGACTCTCGACCATCGACTGTGCAGTACTGTCCACCATGATGCAGATATCAGGGGAAGTGCTCGAGGAACTTGATCTGACAAATTCTGTTACACCGTTTATTGGGACTGAGAAACTTATCCAGCAAACGAAGAACTGCAAGAAGGCTGT ACTCAAGAGTGAGCATATAAGCAGTGATCACTCAAGTATGCTACTCTCCATTCTTGAGTCAGCAGACTCTTGCTTAAGAGAGTTACATCTGGTGTGCTTTTCCAACGTCAGTGATGgttttctttatgatctttttgCTGTACTGCAAAGTCCGGACTGTAAGCTGGAGACACTGAG GTTATCTGGGTTTTCTCTAAACTTTAGGAATTGTCACATTCTGGCCTCAATCCTTGAATCAAAACAATCACCTCTGAAGGTCCTGGACTTGACTAACTGCATGTACAGTCATCCAAAGGATTACAGTGGATATAATACAAGAGAGCTGAAGATAAATGAAAACTATGAAGATTTCATTGATGAATTAACTCTGTTGACTGTGATTCCTTCTGCTTTGATCGGTCCAgtctgcagactggagcagttCAG CATGCCTGGCTGTTACCTGAAAAATAAGTGCTGTCAGGTGTTTGCTTCAGTTCTCAGCTCCAACTCCCAGCTGAGGCAGCTTGACCTCAGTTGCAATGACTTGCAGGATTTAGGTGTGCAACTGCTCTCTGCTGGACTTGGGAGTTCAAAATGTAGGCTGGAAACACTGAG GCTGTCATGTTGTGGGATCACACAGGAAGGGTGTGTCtttctggcctcagctctgaagtccaacccctcccacctGAGAGAGCTGGACGTTAGCTACAATCATCCTGGAGTGTCAGGAGTGAAACTGCTGTTGGAGCGACTGAACGACCCAGAATGTAGACTGGAAACACTCAA TGTGGACCACAATGAAGAGCACTGGGTCGACCCACAGCTTCTGAACAAGT ATGCCTGTGATCTCACATTCGACCCcaacactgtgaatgaaaacctcctcctgtctgaatgTGACAGGAAAGTGAGCTACACTCAGGAAAAGCAGTcgtatcctgatcatccagagaGATTTGACCAAGTGAATCAGGTGCTGTGTCGAGAGGCTCTGACTGGGCGCTgctactgggaggtggagtgggaATCATTTGTGTATATTGGTGTTGCATATAAGAGCCTACCGAGGAAGGGACACTGGGACACAGAAATTGACAGGACTGACAAGAGCTGGTGTTTCTGTATCAACTGTTCAAACGGTTACTCCTTCCGACACGGGTTGAGGGAAACTTTTATACCGGTCCCGTATATCGACGTCCAAGCATTCCTGACCAGACGCAAGAGACTGGGACTGTTTCTGGACTGGCCAGCTGGCATTCTGTCCTTTTATTCGCTTTCTGGTGACAAAAAAACTCTCATTCATACCTTCCACACCACTTTCACCGAGCCTCTCTACGCAGCATTCAGTGTTTATCATGGAAATTTGACCCTGTCCAGGGTGGTGAAGCTGGAAATGAAAACT GCTCGATCAAGCTTCACACCTGagatgaaaaaagagagaacagGCATTTCATACAG GTTCCTGTTTCCCGGTCCAGGGTTGTTCCAGTGTTCTTTGACTGGTCTGGTCTTTGATGTGACTGGTGAGAGTGAGGTCACCTACAAGACTCTGATCTGGGATCCTCTGGTTCTCCAACCAGCGCACAAAGTGGCCGGAGGCCCGCTGTTCGGCATCGAGTGTCCTCAGGACTCTATACGTCAGCTGCACCTCCCACACTGTGAACCTGAGCCGG CACTGGTCTCTGACAGCATCTCTGTGGTCCACATCACGGATGATGGCCTGAGCATCATACAGCCTCTGGAGATCACTGAAACTCACGTGGTCGTGGACGTCCCTCACCTCTCCGCCTTTGGCCTCGTCTGGGATCTCACTAAGCGTTTTTTCAATTACATGACGAAACCCGTTCGTGGCCAAGTCCTGCTCTTCCTGAGAAACAGGCCACGCCCCATCCTCAGTGTGATGCTGCTCCCAGGAAACGTCCCTCTGCACGAC GTGAAAGTGCAGCACACTGCTTCAGAGTACATCGAAGCGCCGTCCTTCTGttatttccacaaaggtcaaaAGTACAGTCTGAGCAGCGCCCCGCACCACTTTAAAATACAGCCTGCA CGTGCAGAGTTTTTTGAAAATTACGGACCAAATTACCACCCGACCTTTGAGATCATCCTGACAACGAACGCAGAGGAAGTGATGCTGATGGTGCAAGATCCCGAGGAGACACGAGTGTGGGAGCATGACCTTCATCTGCCCG cttcatccTCGGCTGATTCTCCAGGTGGAAGTCCTCTTCAGATGGGGAACAGCGCCTCAGCAGAGAAGCTGCGACTCGCTCGCACAAACTTCGTCGATAAAGTGTCGGATCCAGTTCTGAACAAGCTgctggacgagctgcagcacGTCACCGTGCTCACTGATGCTGAGGGCGAAGCGGCCAGAGCCAAACCGAGAGGCGAGAAAGCTCGAGACCTGATCGACATGGTGCGAAAGAAAGGAGCTGAAGCAAGTTCAAAAATGATCGCCGTCTTTTATGCCAACGATCCGTATCTGTGCAAAGAGCTCGGCTTAGTGTGA